A part of Paraburkholderia largidicola genomic DNA contains:
- a CDS encoding HlyD family efflux transporter periplasmic adaptor subunit: MKRDNHPKPLYEALEDHSAEGVAILTAEPVRIAQALVLTMVALVVSGLMWSFFGRADVIVTAQGTLAPESDVRRIYAPIDGELTDLYIAEGQPVSKGDVLARLNARGAIEAATNALQAQLKLDDAEREWKEFPQKKELMERKATALKDQLEVEERLHENRISEGTSKLAEGQKAQLEEARSTLDNARRARDAARQEADKYARLFAQPGGGGVAELQVDAKRNTALEAENAYRVAQSRLAELDFKLSHEYAEANAQLETSGQQSTKLQLEYDDLIRDITSTEEKLRLQLQTARLVADAATRIRFENIDKDNFLLILAPTSGVITDVTSTQTGDKIQANAPLGGIAPKDARPVLKIEIAERDRAFLHEGMTVKMKFNAFPYQRYGLINGTLAYISPATKPSAQDKQPVYEGRVQLDRNYYQIAENRYPLRYGMTASAEIVVRERRLIDLGLDPFRQLAG, from the coding sequence GTGAAGCGCGACAATCACCCTAAGCCGCTTTACGAAGCGCTGGAAGATCACAGCGCCGAAGGCGTGGCGATTCTCACGGCGGAGCCCGTGCGCATTGCGCAGGCGCTCGTGCTGACCATGGTCGCGCTCGTTGTCTCCGGCCTGATGTGGTCGTTCTTCGGACGCGCGGACGTGATCGTCACGGCGCAAGGCACGCTGGCGCCGGAGTCGGACGTGCGGCGCATTTATGCGCCTATCGACGGCGAACTCACGGATCTCTATATCGCGGAAGGACAACCCGTCTCGAAGGGTGACGTGCTCGCGCGGCTCAATGCGCGCGGCGCGATCGAAGCGGCCACCAACGCACTGCAGGCGCAGTTGAAGCTCGACGACGCCGAGCGCGAATGGAAAGAGTTTCCGCAGAAGAAGGAATTGATGGAGCGCAAGGCGACCGCGCTCAAGGATCAGCTCGAAGTGGAAGAGCGTCTGCACGAGAACCGCATTTCGGAAGGCACGTCCAAGCTGGCGGAAGGCCAGAAAGCGCAACTCGAAGAAGCGCGCAGCACGCTCGACAATGCACGCCGCGCGCGCGATGCGGCGCGTCAGGAAGCGGACAAATACGCGCGGCTGTTCGCGCAGCCCGGCGGCGGTGGCGTTGCGGAGTTGCAGGTCGACGCGAAACGCAACACCGCTCTGGAAGCGGAAAACGCCTACCGTGTCGCGCAATCGCGGCTCGCCGAACTCGACTTCAAGCTGAGTCACGAATACGCCGAGGCCAACGCGCAACTCGAAACGAGCGGCCAGCAGTCGACGAAGCTGCAGCTTGAATACGACGATCTGATCCGCGACATCACCAGCACCGAAGAGAAGCTGCGCCTGCAATTGCAGACGGCACGCCTCGTCGCCGACGCGGCTACGCGCATCCGCTTCGAGAACATCGACAAGGACAACTTTCTGCTGATACTCGCGCCGACTTCCGGTGTGATCACCGACGTGACGTCGACGCAAACGGGCGACAAGATCCAGGCGAATGCGCCGCTCGGCGGCATCGCGCCAAAGGACGCGCGCCCCGTGCTGAAGATCGAAATCGCGGAGCGCGACCGCGCGTTCCTGCACGAAGGCATGACCGTCAAGATGAAGTTCAATGCGTTCCCGTATCAGCGCTACGGGCTGATCAACGGCACGCTCGCGTACATCTCGCCGGCAACCAAGCCATCGGCGCAGGACAAGCAGCCTGTCTACGAAGGCCGCGTGCAGCTCGACAGGAATTATTACCAGATCGCGGAGAACCGCTACCCGCTGCGGTACGGCATGACAGCGAGCGCCGAAATCGTCGTTCGCGAGCGGCGGCTGATCGATCTTGGGCTGGACCCGTTCAGGCAACTGGCCGGATAG